In the genome of Salinispirillum sp. LH 10-3-1, one region contains:
- the parC gene encoding DNA topoisomerase IV subunit A: protein MTDIIIDQDGVERISLAQFTEKAYLDYSMYVILDRALPHIGDGLKPVQRRIIYAMSELGLKNTSKYKKSARTVGDVLGKFHPHGDSACYEAMVLMAQPFSYRYPLVDGQGNWGSPDDPKSFAAMRYTESRLAAFSDTLLSELGQGTVDWVPNFDGTMDEPEILPSRLPHVLLNGTTGIAVGMATDVPPHNLREIVSACVHLLDAPEATTQDLMLHVKGPDYPTRAEIITPREDLEKMYETGRGSIRARAIYEVDDGDIIITELPFQSSPSKVLTQIAAQMQAKKLPMVTDLRDESDHENPTRLVITPRSNRIDVDGLMNHLYATTDLEKSYRVNLNLIGLDGRPAVRDLRGILSEWLTFRQTTVRRRLQHRLDKVNDRLHILDGLLVAYLNIDEVIAIIRHEDEPKEELMRRFGLSPIQADAILDLKLRHLARLEEMKIRGEQDELQAERERLEKILKSDARLRQLIKKELLADAEAFGDERRSPLVVRREASAFSEMDLMPNEPVTVVLSDKGWIRSGKGHELDAEGLSYKSGDKFLLAAAGRSNQSTVLIDHTGRAYSLPTHTLPSARGQGEPVSGRLTLPPSCQFKGLLLDDPETLYLIGSTAGYGFVTSYEQMLGKNKNGKALLTLPAGAQVLQPRRIQDLNHSLVATVTNEGRLLLFPVRDLPQLGKGKGNKMINVPASRVVSGEEFVIDMAILAPDQALVLQSGKRSLTLKGADLAHYIAERGRRGNKLPRGFQRVDGMSLG from the coding sequence ATGACAGACATCATCATCGACCAGGACGGCGTTGAACGCATTTCGCTGGCTCAGTTCACTGAGAAAGCGTACCTCGACTATTCCATGTACGTCATCCTGGACCGTGCCTTGCCGCACATCGGCGACGGCTTAAAGCCCGTTCAGCGCCGTATTATCTACGCCATGAGCGAACTGGGTTTAAAGAATACCTCGAAGTACAAGAAGTCAGCCCGTACCGTGGGTGATGTGTTGGGTAAGTTTCACCCACACGGTGACAGCGCCTGCTACGAAGCCATGGTGTTGATGGCCCAGCCATTTTCATACCGCTATCCGTTAGTAGACGGGCAGGGCAACTGGGGTTCGCCGGATGATCCTAAGTCGTTCGCCGCCATGCGTTACACCGAATCCCGGTTAGCGGCCTTTTCTGATACGCTGTTGAGCGAACTGGGTCAGGGCACCGTAGACTGGGTGCCGAACTTTGACGGCACCATGGATGAACCCGAGATCTTGCCGTCGCGCTTGCCCCACGTCTTGTTGAACGGCACCACCGGTATCGCGGTGGGTATGGCGACCGATGTGCCGCCGCACAATTTGCGCGAAATCGTTTCCGCCTGTGTGCACCTGTTGGATGCGCCTGAGGCCACCACGCAAGATTTGATGTTGCATGTTAAAGGGCCGGATTACCCGACTCGCGCGGAAATCATTACACCGCGTGAAGATTTGGAGAAAATGTACGAGACCGGGCGTGGCAGCATTCGTGCTCGCGCCATCTACGAGGTGGATGACGGCGATATCATCATCACTGAGCTGCCGTTTCAGTCGTCACCGAGTAAGGTGTTGACACAGATTGCGGCGCAAATGCAGGCCAAGAAGCTGCCAATGGTGACTGACTTGCGTGACGAGTCGGACCATGAAAACCCGACGCGCTTGGTGATTACGCCACGCTCCAACCGCATCGACGTCGATGGCCTGATGAACCACCTGTACGCGACCACGGACTTGGAAAAGAGCTACCGCGTAAACCTTAACCTGATTGGTTTGGACGGTCGCCCCGCGGTGCGCGATCTGCGCGGCATCCTCAGTGAATGGCTGACCTTTCGCCAAACCACGGTGCGCCGCCGCTTACAGCATCGCCTGGATAAGGTGAACGACCGCCTGCATATCCTCGACGGTTTGCTTGTGGCTTATCTGAACATCGACGAAGTCATCGCCATCATTCGTCATGAAGACGAGCCGAAAGAAGAATTGATGCGCCGCTTTGGGCTGAGCCCGATTCAGGCCGATGCCATTCTGGATTTGAAGTTACGTCATTTGGCGCGCCTGGAAGAAATGAAGATCCGTGGCGAGCAGGACGAATTGCAAGCCGAACGTGAGCGTCTGGAAAAGATTTTGAAGTCCGATGCGCGTCTGCGTCAGTTGATCAAAAAAGAATTGTTGGCCGATGCCGAAGCCTTTGGCGATGAGCGTCGCAGTCCCTTGGTGGTGCGCCGTGAAGCGTCTGCATTCAGCGAAATGGACCTGATGCCGAACGAGCCGGTGACCGTGGTGTTGTCCGACAAAGGTTGGATACGGTCTGGCAAAGGTCACGAGCTGGATGCCGAGGGTCTGAGCTACAAGTCAGGTGATAAATTCCTTCTGGCGGCGGCGGGCCGCTCGAACCAGTCGACGGTCCTGATTGACCACACCGGCCGGGCTTATTCGTTACCGACTCATACGCTGCCCAGTGCGCGTGGTCAGGGCGAGCCGGTATCGGGACGCCTGACACTGCCACCCAGTTGCCAGTTCAAAGGGTTGCTATTGGATGACCCTGAAACCCTGTACCTCATTGGCAGCACCGCCGGATATGGCTTTGTAACCAGCTATGAGCAGATGCTGGGTAAGAACAAGAACGGTAAGGCGTTGCTGACATTGCCCGCTGGCGCACAGGTACTGCAACCGCGTCGGATACAGGATTTGAACCACAGTTTAGTGGCAACCGTTACCAACGAAGGTCGCCTCCTGCTGTTCCCTGTGCGTGATTTGCCGCAGCTGGGTAAGGGCAAAGGCAATAAGATGATCAACGTACCGGCTTCGCGGGTGGTGAGTGGTGAAGAATTTGTGATCGATATGGCGATCCTGGCACCCGATCAAGCCTTGGTATTGCAGTCTGGTAAGCGCTCACTGACGTTGAAAGGTGCCGACTTGGCACACTACATCGCTGAGCGTGGTCGGCGTGGGAACAAACTGCCGCGTGGATTCCAACGCGTGGATGGCATGAGTCTGGGCTAG